A DNA window from Eriocheir sinensis breed Jianghai 21 chromosome 22, ASM2467909v1, whole genome shotgun sequence contains the following coding sequences:
- the LOC127002122 gene encoding uncharacterized protein LOC127002122, translating to MFEFIVVLLSSFLLLLVLFTCFLMLIFKRKRRIYVRVVPYTPRAAPMKFPRTPLPQVIPTSELIPRPILRHTSLSNDRKPRSVSWEYGGEPGGGRWDAGNHNPTPQRHYITLDAQPVRHDPGDVYSISQGFDSWGNDMQRPQEPTNALWRDAPWADNNIYEWRR from the exons ATGTTTGAGTTCATCgtcgtccttctctcctccttcctcctcctcctcgtcctcttcacttgCTTCCTCATGCTGattttcaagaggaagaggaggatctacGTCAGA GTTGTCCCTTACACACCACGCGCAGCTCCTATGAAATTCCCTCGCACACCTTTGCCTCAAGTAATACCCACGTCGGAGCTCATCCCGAGGCCAATACTACGGCATACCTCACTTAGCAACGACAGGAAGCCTCGGTCCGTCAGCTGGGAGTACGGTGGAGAGCCCGGCGGAGGGAGGTGGGACGCAGGCAACCACAACCCAACACCCCAACGGCACTACATCACCCTCGACGCCCAGCCAGTCCGCCACGACCCTGGGGATGTCTATAGCATCTCCCAAGGCTTCGACTCCTGGGGGAATGACATGCAGAGACCCCAGGAGCCTACCAATGCCCTCTGGCGAGACGCTCCCTGGGCAGATAATAACATATACGAGTGGCGCCGATAA
- the LOC127002301 gene encoding mucin-2-like: protein MILCWKRMRGAAIMLVLLPCWAGLAAGQRYDHNNLTAVSDGGLQVLQYSDLDPTYGIDEPRGGAESGGAFLFDVTKHSCVTVMTADAPSITIYASVWCSDSEQELTFSSCDGRNGALPEELCKGNGRGWREIRRVNDCPAWTTEETVKLCATSVKAGASVGIEYVEAFPGDFVKTTAAATTTTTTPTPTTTSTTPPTTTSTTPPTTTSTTPPTTTSTTPPTTTSTTPPTTTSTTPPTTTSTTPPTTTSTTPPTTTTTSTTPPTTTSTTPPTTTSTTPPTTTTTTPPTTTSTTPPTTTSTTPPTTTSTTPPTTTSTTPPTTTTTTPPTTTSTTPPTTTTTPTPTTTSTTTTLAPHHDYRHHQRHDLLTPHDYK, encoded by the exons ATGATCCTGTgttggaagaggatgaggggcGCCGCCATAATGCTGGTGCTGCTGCCGTGCTGGGCCGGCCTGGCGGCAGGGCAGCGCTACGACCACAACAACCTGACGGCGGTGTCTGACGGAGGCCTGCAGGTGCTGCAGTACTCTGACTTGGACCCGACGTACGGCATCGATGAGCCGCGGGGCGGCGCGGAGAGTGGCGGCGCCTTCCTCTTTGACGTAACCAAGCACAGCTGCGTGACGGTGATGACGGCAGACGCGCCGTCCATCACCATATACGCGTCCGTGTGGTGCTCCGACAGCGAACAGGAGCTGACCTTCAGTTCCTGTGACGGCCGTAACGGGGCTCTGCCCGAGGAGCTTTGCAAGGGCAACGGGAGAGGCTGGAGGGAGATACGCCGCGTCAACGACTGCCCGGCGTGGACGACT GAGGAGACTGTCAAGCTCTGCGCGACTTCCGTCAAGGCCGGAGCGTCTGTAGGAATCGAGTACGTGGAGGCGTTCCCGGGGGACTTCGTGAAGacgaccgccgccgccaccaccaccacgactactcctacacctaccaccacttctactactccacccaccaccacttctactactccacccaccaccacttctactactccacccaccaccacttctactactccacccaccaccacttctactactccacccaccaccacttctactactccacccaccaccacttctactactccacccaccaccacttctactactccacccaccaccaccaccacttctactactccacccaccaccacttctactactccacccaccaccacttctactactccacccaccaccaccactactactccacccaccaccacttctactactccacccaccaccacttctactactccacccaccaccacttctactactccacccaccaccacttctactactccacccaccaccacgactactactccacccaccaccacttctactactccacccaccaccaccactactcctacacccaccaccacttc caccaccacaaccttaGCACCCCACCACGACTATCGACACCACCAGAGACACGACCTCTTGACCCCCCACGACTACAAGTGA